One Methanocaldococcus infernus ME DNA segment encodes these proteins:
- a CDS encoding ATP-binding protein → MKFYNREKEVRYLKTYCQLEPNSILFVYGPKSSGKSTVIRRVIKELEDSDIVFFYYNLRKYATPTKEEFFKIFFERSDKKYVPNKLEFNLGVFKFGVEKELNFKEFSLNDVFAKINESINEVIKEGKRPVLIIDELQKLKNIYFNGEKSLLNELFNLFVSLTKMEHLSHVICLTSDTLFIEEIYQNSTLENASEYYLIDWLEKEDIKKILKEENFNEKEIDYAINYLSLPYEITELINNKKLGLTVEETIKKWINIEKDKLLYLLANANVDEDKINTILSKFKNNVKVEAKEIIKKDLINEFKFLVNNEVLFYDIINGIIKPTSIKKWHAIKKLKI, encoded by the coding sequence ATGAAATTCTACAATAGAGAGAAAGAAGTTAGATATCTAAAAACTTATTGCCAGTTGGAGCCAAACTCTATTTTATTCGTTTATGGCCCTAAATCTTCTGGAAAATCTACAGTAATAAGGAGAGTTATTAAAGAGCTTGAAGATAGTGATATCGTATTTTTTTATTATAACTTAAGAAAGTATGCTACGCCAACAAAGGAAGAGTTTTTTAAAATATTTTTTGAAAGATCTGATAAAAAATATGTTCCTAATAAGCTGGAATTTAATTTAGGAGTTTTTAAATTCGGAGTTGAGAAAGAATTAAATTTTAAAGAGTTTTCTTTAAACGATGTCTTTGCTAAGATAAATGAAAGCATTAATGAAGTTATAAAAGAGGGAAAGAGGCCTGTCTTAATTATAGACGAGCTTCAAAAGTTAAAAAATATTTACTTTAATGGAGAAAAATCTTTATTAAATGAGCTATTCAATTTATTCGTCTCCTTAACTAAGATGGAACATCTTTCCCATGTCATCTGCTTAACTTCTGACACTCTATTTATTGAAGAGATTTACCAAAACTCTACATTAGAAAACGCTTCCGAATACTATTTAATTGATTGGTTAGAAAAGGAAGATATTAAAAAAATCTTAAAAGAAGAGAACTTCAATGAAAAAGAGATAGATTACGCTATAAACTACCTCTCTCTACCATATGAAATAACTGAACTAATAAATAATAAAAAACTTGGCTTAACAGTTGAAGAAACTATAAAAAAGTGGATAAATATTGAGAAGGACAAGCTTTTATATCTATTGGCTAACGCTAACGTTGATGAAGATAAAATAAACACTATTCTATCTAAATTTAAAAATAATGTTAAAGTTGAGGCTAAGGAAATTATTAAAAAAGATCTTATAAATGAATTTAAATTCTTAGTAAATAATGAAGTTCTTTTCTACGACATTATTAACGGCATAATAAAACCAACATCAATAAAAAAATGGCACGCTATAAAAAAACTTAAAATTTAG
- the hisE gene encoding phosphoribosyl-ATP diphosphatase has product MILNEVFETIKKRIEERPEGSYVAKLIEDDEKSGLNKICEKIGEEAVELILAAKDNKREEIIHETADLIFHVMILLAYKEIELEEIYKEFERRRK; this is encoded by the coding sequence ATGATACTAAATGAAGTTTTTGAAACCATAAAGAAAAGGATAGAAGAGAGGCCTGAAGGTTCTTATGTGGCTAAGCTAATAGAAGATGATGAAAAGAGTGGGCTAAATAAAATCTGTGAAAAGATTGGAGAGGAAGCTGTTGAACTTATATTAGCTGCTAAAGATAATAAAAGAGAAGAAATTATACATGAAACAGCTGATCTAATCTTCCATGTTATGATTTTACTGGCATATAAAGAGATTGAGTTGGAAGAGATCTATAAGGAATTTGAGAGGAGAAGGAAATAA
- the ribH gene encoding 6,7-dimethyl-8-ribityllumazine synthase: MVRLALVVAEFNRDITYMMEKVAEEHAEFLGAEIKYKIRVPGVFDIPLAVKKLLEKDDVDAVVTIGCVIEGETEHDEIVMHNAARKIADLTLQYDKPVTLGISGPGMTRLQAEERIDYGKRAVEAAVKMVKRLKEI; the protein is encoded by the coding sequence ATGGTTAGATTAGCCTTAGTTGTAGCTGAGTTCAATAGAGACATAACCTATATGATGGAGAAGGTAGCTGAAGAGCATGCAGAGTTCTTAGGAGCTGAGATTAAATATAAAATTAGAGTTCCAGGAGTTTTTGACATCCCATTGGCTGTTAAAAAGTTGTTAGAAAAGGATGATGTTGATGCTGTTGTTACCATAGGATGTGTGATTGAAGGAGAAACTGAGCATGATGAGATAGTTATGCACAATGCTGCAAGGAAGATAGCAGATCTTACTTTACAGTATGATAAGCCTGTAACCTTAGGCATCTCTGGGCCAGGAATGACAAGGCTACAGGCTGAGGAGAGAATAGACTATGGTAAGAGAGCTGTTGAAGCAGCTGTTAAGATGGTTAAAAGGCTAAAGGAGATCTAA
- the selD gene encoding selenide, water dikinase SelD: MKLTEMVKLHGUACKLPSAELEVLVKDIVKDEDLKHCLVGLGDDAAVIKKENLVIAKTVDVFTPIVDDPYIQGKIAACNSTNDIYAMGLREIIGVLAIVGIPEKLSLSVAKEMLRGFQDFCREIGTSIVGGHTILNPWPLIGGSVTGVGKEEEVLTKAGAKVGDVLILTKPLGTQSAMALSRVPKEFLELINISEEEKEEIINKAIKLMTTSNKYSLEALRRAEEKVGDKIANALTDVTGFGLLGHSNEIAKQSKVNIKIDTLPCIKKTPELSKMFGHALLEGYGAETAGGLLIVAKREYKDELIDELKKVGYAFEVGEVVGRGDKATLSKDLKIIEV, translated from the coding sequence ATGAAGTTAACTGAGATGGTTAAGCTACATGGTTGAGCCTGTAAGCTCCCCAGTGCTGAGCTTGAGGTTTTGGTTAAGGATATTGTCAAAGATGAAGATTTAAAACATTGCCTTGTTGGCTTGGGAGATGATGCAGCTGTGATAAAAAAGGAAAACTTGGTTATAGCTAAAACTGTTGATGTCTTTACCCCAATAGTTGATGATCCCTACATACAAGGAAAGATAGCAGCTTGTAACTCAACAAATGACATTTATGCTATGGGGTTAAGGGAGATAATAGGGGTTCTTGCTATAGTTGGAATTCCTGAGAAGCTATCTTTAAGTGTGGCTAAAGAGATGTTAAGGGGATTCCAAGACTTTTGTAGGGAAATAGGGACTTCAATAGTTGGAGGGCATACAATACTAAACCCATGGCCCCTAATTGGTGGCTCTGTAACTGGGGTTGGAAAAGAGGAAGAAGTATTAACAAAAGCTGGAGCTAAGGTTGGAGATGTTTTAATACTAACTAAGCCTCTTGGCACTCAGAGTGCCATGGCTTTAAGTAGGGTTCCAAAGGAATTTTTAGAGCTAATAAATATTTCAGAGGAGGAGAAGGAAGAGATAATAAATAAAGCTATAAAATTAATGACAACCTCAAACAAGTATAGCTTAGAAGCTTTGAGAAGAGCTGAGGAGAAAGTTGGAGATAAAATAGCTAATGCTCTAACAGATGTTACTGGCTTTGGGTTACTTGGACATAGTAATGAGATAGCTAAGCAAAGTAAGGTTAATATAAAAATTGATACTCTCCCTTGTATAAAGAAGACTCCAGAACTTAGTAAGATGTTTGGCCATGCCCTACTTGAAGGTTATGGTGCTGAAACTGCTGGAGGTTTATTAATTGTGGCTAAGAGAGAATATAAAGATGAGCTAATTGATGAGCTAAAAAAAGTTGGCTATGCCTTTGAAGTTGGAGAAGTTGTAGGAAGAGGAGATAAAGCAACTCTCTCAAAAGACCTAAAAATTATAGAAGTTTAA
- a CDS encoding nucleotidyltransferase family protein → MIEDIKEIKKDAKEKDEKSFKQYYKIVENKRVVSDFTEYNPLHKGHKYALDKGREKGFFVSVLPGPLERSGRGIPYLFNRYIRARMAIAAGVNLVVEGPPMGLLGSGQYMLCLIKLFYHLKAEIIPRGYIPDPTMEKVINCINRGYHIIVKPFKIMCAETKEILGEKLEIDNYVIASMSQTIYKLKPILNYEPKFLFIRRLEGISGTKIREAILKGKFELVKDMLPESTLKILEELKREGLENYILKRDTERILETANNYDLYKYLPNHVAELLEKNRPYNSLEEIKKVIPKGFSRHFKERILTRLEARIEKETIKKYIENYPAKIKIIGHAST, encoded by the coding sequence ATGATTGAGGATATTAAGGAGATAAAGAAAGATGCTAAGGAAAAGGATGAGAAGTCATTTAAACAATATTATAAAATTGTTGAAAATAAGAGGGTTGTGTCAGATTTCACTGAGTATAACCCTTTACATAAGGGACATAAGTATGCCTTAGATAAAGGGAGAGAGAAGGGGTTTTTTGTTTCAGTTCTTCCTGGTCCTTTAGAGAGAAGTGGTAGAGGGATCCCTTATCTTTTTAATAGATATATAAGGGCAAGGATGGCTATAGCTGCTGGAGTCAACTTAGTAGTTGAAGGTCCTCCTATGGGGCTATTAGGCTCTGGTCAATATATGTTATGCCTAATAAAGCTCTTCTATCATTTAAAGGCTGAGATCATTCCAAGGGGCTATATTCCTGATCCTACTATGGAGAAGGTTATTAACTGTATAAATAGGGGCTATCATATTATAGTGAAGCCCTTTAAAATTATGTGTGCTGAAACTAAAGAGATTTTAGGGGAGAAGTTGGAGATAGATAACTATGTCATAGCCTCAATGTCCCAAACCATCTACAAGTTAAAGCCAATTCTAAACTATGAGCCAAAGTTTTTATTTATAAGGAGATTAGAAGGGATAAGTGGAACAAAGATTAGAGAAGCCATTTTAAAGGGCAAGTTTGAGCTTGTTAAAGACATGTTGCCAGAGAGTACTTTGAAAATTTTAGAGGAGTTGAAAAGAGAAGGTTTAGAAAACTATATCTTAAAGAGAGACACTGAAAGAATTTTAGAGACAGCTAATAACTATGATCTCTATAAGTATCTTCCTAACCATGTTGCTGAACTTCTGGAAAAGAATAGGCCTTACAACTCCTTAGAAGAGATAAAAAAGGTTATTCCAAAAGGATTTTCAAGACATTTTAAGGAGAGGATTTTAACAAGACTTGAGGCAAGGATAGAGAAGGAGACAATAAAGAAGTATATTGAAAACTATCCAGCTAAGATAAAGATTATTGGGCATGCCTCCACTTAA
- the hmdC gene encoding 5,10-methenyltetrahydromethanopterin hydrogenase cofactor biosynthesis protein HmdC — MEDLIKETVKNKFAGLELRKIILDKIEKGKLKEEDIIKVVDTVDSLSLEEIIKLGNNLRTFPLGCDLVDLAIGPCSSSLSLIELLENCILSDYIGFPIHICGYAIADIAEKENLTPLEVFKKVYDTVEVPIDIDHFGKYGPMRFPKEIVFCGGDCYNLGLARECPRERIHKRLIEKEKEYEEEFLDWIRLASTVCVNVVEEQGREEHGAPIDEMREVAEAAKRFGKGVEGIFHIGDGYDDLIEGILACIDLDVDVFVVEGGPFNLKDRVKNFAKAVAISRILVKGGVVATNGAYEDELRIGLRAGLNTVITGFPLNHHGYMCGYSPGTARRGNFGLRRVMRIIKEEGFKLMGKEIAKAIAMSGNFLKGEIYPSRLGSFYIGDAHWRAIYESKLSNLKPSKSIEDIDEEKVGLLGGRYISWKIAERAEEAYISDKDEFVERATIRILNENNINAYPCNGDDKKAISVGKAYITSFIPEIALKLLNKYKTLETLF, encoded by the coding sequence ATGGAAGACTTAATAAAGGAAACTGTAAAAAATAAATTTGCTGGCTTAGAGTTGAGGAAAATTATCTTAGATAAGATAGAGAAAGGGAAGTTAAAAGAAGAAGATATTATAAAGGTTGTTGATACAGTTGATAGCTTAAGCTTAGAAGAAATTATTAAACTTGGGAACAACTTAAGAACCTTTCCATTGGGATGTGATTTAGTTGATTTAGCTATAGGGCCATGCTCTTCCTCTTTGTCTTTAATAGAGCTCTTAGAAAATTGTATTCTCTCAGACTATATAGGATTTCCCATACACATCTGTGGCTATGCTATAGCTGATATAGCTGAGAAAGAGAACTTAACCCCATTAGAAGTTTTTAAAAAAGTTTATGACACTGTGGAGGTTCCAATAGATATAGACCACTTTGGAAAATATGGTCCTATGAGGTTCCCTAAGGAAATTGTTTTCTGTGGAGGAGATTGTTATAACTTAGGATTAGCAAGAGAATGTCCAAGGGAAAGAATTCATAAGAGACTAATTGAGAAAGAGAAGGAGTATGAAGAAGAGTTCTTAGATTGGATAAGGTTGGCTTCAACTGTCTGTGTCAATGTTGTTGAGGAACAGGGAAGAGAGGAACATGGTGCCCCTATAGATGAGATGAGAGAAGTGGCTGAAGCTGCTAAGAGGTTTGGGAAAGGGGTTGAAGGCATTTTCCACATAGGAGATGGATATGATGACTTAATAGAGGGGATCTTAGCCTGTATTGACTTAGATGTTGATGTCTTTGTTGTTGAAGGTGGACCATTCAACTTAAAGGATAGGGTTAAAAACTTTGCTAAAGCTGTAGCTATCTCAAGAATCTTAGTTAAAGGAGGAGTTGTAGCTACAAATGGAGCTTATGAAGATGAGTTAAGAATTGGACTAAGAGCTGGGTTAAATACTGTAATAACTGGCTTTCCTTTAAACCATCATGGGTACATGTGTGGCTACTCTCCAGGAACAGCAAGGAGAGGAAACTTTGGGTTAAGGAGAGTTATGAGAATTATAAAAGAGGAAGGCTTTAAATTAATGGGTAAAGAGATAGCTAAGGCTATAGCCATGAGTGGAAACTTTTTAAAGGGAGAGATATATCCAAGTAGGTTAGGCTCTTTCTATATTGGAGATGCTCATTGGAGAGCTATCTATGAGAGTAAGTTAAGTAATTTAAAGCCAAGTAAGAGTATAGAAGATATAGATGAGGAGAAAGTTGGCTTATTAGGAGGGAGATATATCTCTTGGAAGATAGCTGAGAGAGCTGAAGAAGCTTACATCTCAGATAAAGATGAGTTTGTTGAGAGAGCTACAATAAGGATATTAAATGAGAATAATATTAATGCCTATCCATGTAATGGAGATGATAAAAAAGCCATCTCTGTAGGGAAAGCTTATATAACCTCCTTTATCCCAGAGATAGCCTTAAAGCTTCTAAATAAGTATAAAACCTTAGAAACCCTATTTTAA